One Stigmatopora argus isolate UIUO_Sarg chromosome 20, RoL_Sarg_1.0, whole genome shotgun sequence genomic region harbors:
- the LOC144066214 gene encoding uncharacterized protein LOC144066214, producing the protein MTPRAAGCSEGRPADPTWMRESTGRGPARPRAHVHVRKERALCFPAAIDDHNGLPMELGLDHNRRPTAGFFHSRTRAPTRRRRRPPHRRRDAAAIVWGNWRVAVTTEGLFAIKEETTFPRARGHPGQKADSNHGKCLFYRQR; encoded by the exons ATGACGCCGCGCGCCGCCGGATGCTCCGA GGGCAGACCGGCAGACCCCACCTGGATGCGGGAGAGCACAGGAAGAGGGCCGGCCCGCCCACGCGCGCACGTGCACGTCAGGAAAGAAAGAGCACTCTGTTTtccagctgccattgacgaccacAATGGCCTTCCAATGGAACTTGGCCTAGATCA CAACAGGCGACCAACTGCCGGCTTCTTTCACTCACGCACCCGGGCCCCGACCAGGCGACGAAGGA GACCGCCCCATCGGCGACGGGACGCCGCCGCAATCGTCTGGGGGAACTGGAGAGTTGCCGTGACGACGGAGGGTCTGTTTGCAATTAAGGAGGAAACGACATTCCCGAGAGCGAG GGGTCATCCGGGTCAAAAGGCCGACAGTAACCATGGAAAGTGCCTCTTCTACAGGCAGAG GTAA
- the LOC144066211 gene encoding LOW QUALITY PROTEIN: lecithin retinol acyltransferase-like (The sequence of the model RefSeq protein was modified relative to this genomic sequence to represent the inferred CDS: deleted 1 base in 1 codon) — MCPGPSLGASGGARRHGPGAPLPTAQSRLRLLEVMLDALGYLLDKVLQLLLVTCAPAEEGEDGDVGTGDSDGDSGGAPPLPRAYRRGDLMEVPRTLFTHFGIYLGDGRVAHLIPDILPAVTSNARLLRSQVSNARLLLGVLCKRASVRVDSVEDFAYGASLRLNVHAMEKGGCGGGAWSGGRGLRGCRDSEEVARRAERLLGSVPYSLLWNNCEHFVTWCRYGAARSLQTEQFCQWLKSLIRDQRNVALAALLGLLSMACSGVSSWTTLPALLLPLVLWMAS, encoded by the exons ATGTGCCCAGGCCCA TCACTCGGAGCATCCGGCGGCGCGCGGCGTCATGGTCCTGGCGCTCCCCTTCCTACCGCACAGAGTCGTCTTCGTCTCCTGGAAGTCATGCTGGACGCGCTGGGCTATCTGCTGGACAAAGTATTGCAGTTGCTGCTGGTGACGTGCGCGCCCGCCGAAGAGGGCGAGGACGGTGACGTTGGTACCGGCGATAGCGATGGCGATAGCGGTGGCGCGCCTCCGCTCCCGCGCGCGTACCGGCGCGGAGACTTGATGGAGGTGCCTCGCACGCTCTTCACTCACTTCGGCATCTACCTGGGGGACGGCCGCGTGGCGCACCTCATCCCCGACATCCTCCCCGCCGTCACGTCGAACGCGCGCCTCCTCCGCAGCCAGGTCAGCAACGCGCGCCTGTTGCTCGGCGTGCTCTGCAAGCGCGCCAGCGTGCGCGTGGACTCCGTGGAGGACTTTGCCTACGGCGCCAGTCTGCGCCTCAACGTGCACGCCATGGAGAAGGGCGGCTGTGGTGGGGGTGCTTGGAGTGGGGGTCGAGGACTCCGGGGCTGCCGGGACTCCGAGGAGGTGGCGCGGCGAGCCGAGCGCCTGCTCGGCAGCGTCCCCTACAGCCTGCTGTGGAACAACTGCGAGCATTTCGTCACCTGGTGCCGGTACGGAGCCGCCCGCAGTCTGCAGACGGAACAG TTCTGCCAATGGCTGAAGTCCCTGATCCGAGACCAGAGGAACGTGGCACTGGCCGCTCTGCTGGGCTTGCTCTCCATGGCCTGTTCGGGTGTGTCGTCCTGGACCACCCTGCCCGCTCTGCTGCTCCCTCTGGTGCTGTGGATGGCCAGCTGA